One region of Acidovorax sp. T1 genomic DNA includes:
- the pgeF gene encoding peptidoglycan editing factor PgeF — MNQPPGIGHVDWLQPQWPAPAGVHALCTTRAGGVSSGPYTSLNLGSHVGDAPGAVLANRQRLQAAVQGASPGARAVFLNQVHGTVVADIDPATPDGTEADACVATQPGAVCTIMVADCLPVLLAHGSGAMVGAAHAGWRGLAGMDGTGVLEAVFERFKALAHTDKALAAIKNESTETIAAHTMAWLGPCIGPTAFEVGAEVREAFCQHHPAAQACFVPQGQGKFLTDLAGLARLRLRALGVTQIFGNDSTAPWCTVGNASRFFSYRRDQRVLGGSGRMAACIWRDASSS, encoded by the coding sequence ATGAACCAGCCCCCCGGCATAGGCCACGTCGACTGGCTGCAGCCGCAGTGGCCCGCGCCTGCCGGTGTGCACGCCCTGTGCACCACGCGGGCTGGCGGTGTCAGCAGCGGCCCCTATACCAGCCTGAACCTGGGCAGCCATGTGGGTGATGCGCCAGGGGCCGTGCTGGCCAATCGGCAGCGACTCCAAGCGGCGGTGCAAGGCGCCTCACCGGGCGCCCGGGCGGTGTTTCTGAACCAGGTGCATGGCACGGTGGTGGCCGATATCGACCCTGCAACGCCCGATGGCACCGAGGCCGACGCCTGTGTGGCCACGCAGCCGGGCGCGGTCTGCACCATCATGGTGGCCGATTGCCTGCCCGTGCTGCTGGCGCATGGCTCGGGCGCGATGGTGGGCGCGGCCCACGCGGGCTGGCGCGGGCTGGCGGGAATGGACGGGACGGGTGTTCTGGAAGCGGTTTTTGAGCGTTTTAAGGCTCTAGCCCATACAGATAAAGCGCTAGCAGCTATCAAAAATGAATCGACTGAAACGATAGCCGCCCACACCATGGCGTGGCTGGGGCCCTGCATCGGCCCCACTGCCTTTGAGGTGGGGGCCGAAGTGCGCGAAGCGTTTTGTCAGCACCACCCGGCGGCCCAGGCCTGCTTTGTGCCGCAAGGCCAGGGCAAGTTTCTGACCGATCTGGCGGGGTTGGCGCGGCTGCGGCTGCGTGCACTGGGTGTCACGCAGATCTTTGGCAACGACAGCACTGCGCCCTGGTGCACCGTGGGCAATGCCTCACGGTTCTTTTCGTACCGGCGCGACCAACGGGTCCTGGGCGGCAGCGGCCGCATGGCCGCCTGCATCTGGCGCGACGCAAGTAGCAGCTGA
- a CDS encoding PHA/PHB synthase family protein: MNSEALWAQGAQQFQQIFGDSWTKALQSFQSAETAGRLPGGAPVQFSSTKLQALQQQYLQDAKELWAQGLQATPEIKDRRFTGDGWASNPVAAFSAAAYLLNARTLMGLADAVESDEKTKARIRFGVEQWMAAMAPSNFLAFNAEAQKKAIETKGESIAKGMQNLLHDITQGHVSMTDESLFEVGRNVATTEGAVVFENELFQLLEYKPLTAKVYERPFLLVPPCINKFYILDLQPENSLIRYAVEQGHRTFVVSWRNPDDSLAHKTWDDYVEDGAMAAIDVVQNITGAEQVNALGFCVGGTILSNALAVLAARGDDPVASATFLTTLIDFTDTGILDVFIDEAFVKFREMQLGKGGLMKGQDLASTFSFLRPNDLVWNYVVGNYLKGETPPPFDLLYWNSDSTNLPGPFYAWYLRNFYLENNLVKPGKLIVCGEKMDLANLTLPVYIYGSREDHIVPINAAYASTQVLPGKKRFVMGASGHIAGVINPPAKNKRSHWIRADGKLPATLDQWLEGATEYPGSWWTDWSTWLKGQAGKQIAAPKAYGKGTRFKAVEPAPGRYVKQKA; encoded by the coding sequence ATGAATTCTGAAGCACTTTGGGCCCAAGGCGCCCAGCAATTCCAGCAGATTTTCGGTGACAGCTGGACGAAAGCGTTGCAGTCTTTTCAATCTGCTGAAACGGCGGGGCGCCTTCCGGGGGGCGCCCCCGTGCAGTTTTCTTCGACCAAGCTGCAGGCGCTGCAACAGCAGTATCTTCAGGATGCCAAGGAACTGTGGGCCCAGGGCTTGCAGGCCACACCCGAAATCAAGGACCGGCGTTTCACGGGCGATGGCTGGGCCAGCAACCCGGTGGCGGCTTTTTCGGCTGCAGCTTACCTGCTCAACGCACGCACTTTGATGGGCCTGGCCGACGCCGTGGAGTCCGACGAAAAAACCAAGGCCCGCATCCGTTTTGGCGTGGAGCAATGGATGGCCGCCATGGCACCCAGCAACTTCCTGGCCTTCAACGCCGAAGCGCAAAAGAAAGCCATCGAGACCAAGGGTGAGAGCATTGCCAAAGGCATGCAAAACCTGCTGCACGACATCACCCAGGGCCATGTGTCGATGACCGACGAAAGCCTGTTCGAGGTGGGCCGCAACGTGGCCACTACCGAAGGCGCCGTGGTGTTTGAAAACGAGCTGTTTCAGCTGCTCGAATACAAGCCCCTGACCGCCAAGGTGTACGAGCGCCCGTTCCTGCTGGTGCCGCCTTGCATCAACAAGTTCTACATCCTCGACCTGCAGCCCGAGAACTCGCTGATCCGCTACGCCGTCGAACAAGGCCACCGCACCTTTGTGGTGAGCTGGCGCAACCCCGATGACAGCCTGGCCCACAAGACCTGGGACGACTATGTGGAAGACGGTGCCATGGCCGCCATCGACGTGGTGCAGAACATTACCGGCGCCGAGCAGGTCAACGCCCTGGGTTTTTGCGTGGGTGGCACCATCCTGAGCAATGCCCTGGCGGTGCTGGCCGCGCGTGGCGATGATCCTGTGGCCAGTGCCACCTTTCTCACCACGCTGATCGACTTCACCGACACCGGCATCCTCGACGTGTTCATCGACGAGGCTTTCGTGAAGTTCCGCGAAATGCAGCTGGGCAAGGGCGGGCTCATGAAGGGGCAGGACCTGGCCTCGACCTTCAGTTTTCTGCGACCCAATGATCTGGTGTGGAATTACGTGGTGGGCAACTACCTCAAGGGCGAAACGCCGCCACCATTTGACCTGCTTTACTGGAACAGCGACAGCACCAATCTGCCCGGGCCGTTCTACGCCTGGTATCTGCGCAATTTCTATCTCGAAAACAACTTGGTCAAGCCTGGCAAGCTGATCGTGTGCGGCGAGAAGATGGACCTCGCCAACCTCACGCTGCCGGTCTACATCTATGGCTCGCGCGAAGACCACATCGTGCCCATCAACGCCGCCTATGCCTCCACCCAGGTGCTGCCCGGTAAAAAGCGCTTTGTGATGGGCGCCTCGGGCCACATCGCCGGTGTCATCAACCCACCCGCCAAAAACAAGCGCAGCCACTGGATTCGCGCCGACGGCAAGCTGCCCGCCACCCTCGACCAATGGCTGGAAGGCGCCACCGAGTATCCCGGAAGCTGGTGGACCGACTGGTCCACCTGGCTCAAGGGCCAGGCCGGCAAGCAGATTGCGGCGCCCAAGGCCTACGGCAAAGGCACCCGGTTCAAGGCCGTCGAGCCGGCGCCGGGCCGCTACGTCAAGCAAAAGGCCTGA